A genomic stretch from Hemicordylus capensis ecotype Gifberg chromosome 5, rHemCap1.1.pri, whole genome shotgun sequence includes:
- the LOC128327410 gene encoding uncharacterized protein F54H12.2-like has product MNYSENTLATQFSAGLFYKDTAAHQDGRTLDGGNSGFIERAAFTARSRKVDLLGRLHADLFFQEKLLLNGVDVKIKLTRSKDAFCLMADGANPQYKLQIVSASLFIKKCYLNPVVRLAHAEALLTANAKYPVDRVSMKVFSIPIGSRVSNQENLFLGQLPKTVIIGFVDNDAFSGTFSKNPFNFKHYEINFACLYMDSTPVPMKPYQPDFQTGNCVREYMGLAQATGKHLEDRALLINREEYRKGYTLLAFDLTPDQECGGHYSLIKTGNLRAEIRFARPLPTTINMLVYAVFDNLIEINHRRNVLFDYM; this is encoded by the coding sequence ATGAATTACAGCGAGAACACCCTAGCCACCCAATTCTCAGCAGGTTTATTTTATAAGGACACAGCCGCCCATCAGGACGGCCGAACGTTGGACGGCGGAAATTCTGGATTTATAGAAAGGGCCGCCTTTACGGCTAGAAGCCGGAAGGTAGACCTGCTGGGGCGTCTTCATGCAGATCTGTTTTTTCAAGAAAAACTACTGTTAAATggtgtagatgtgaaaattaaGCTAACACGCAGCAAGGATGCATTCTGTTTGATGGCTGATGGGGCTAACCCCCAATACAAGTTGCAGATAGTGTCAGCTTCtctctttatcaagaaatgttaCCTGAACCCTGTTGTGCGTTTAGCACATGCAGAGGCTTTGCTCACAGCCAATGCGAAATACCCTGTGGAccgtgtgagtatgaaagtgtttAGCATACCGATTGGAAGTCGTGTCAGCAATCAGGAAAATTTATTTTTAGGACAACTACCCAAAACTGTCATAATTGGTTTTGTGGATAATGATGCCTTTAGCGGAACATTCTCTAAGAACCCCTTCAATTTCAAACATTATGAAATTAACTTTGCATGTCTTTATATGGACAGCACCCCTGTGCCCATGAAGCCGTACCAGCCTGACTTTCAAACCGGTAATTGTGTCCGCGAGTACATGGGCCTTGCGCAGGCCACTGGTAAGCATCTGGAAGATAGAGCACTGCTCATTAACAGGGAAGAATATAGGAAGGGCTACACACTGCTAGCTTTTGATCTGACTCCAGACCAAGAATGTGGGGGTcactattccctgattaaaaCCGGGAACCTGAGAGCAGAAATACGTTTTGCCAGACCCCTACCGACAACAATCAACATGCTTGTGTATGCCGTATTCGATAATCTCATAGAGATAAATCACAGGAGGAATGTGCTGTTTGACTATATGTGA